Proteins encoded together in one Dasypus novemcinctus isolate mDasNov1 chromosome 9, mDasNov1.1.hap2, whole genome shotgun sequence window:
- the SRSF4 gene encoding serine/arginine-rich splicing factor 4 isoform X2, whose amino-acid sequence MPRVYIGRLSYQARERDVERFFKGYGKILEVDLKNGYGFVEFDDLRDADDAVYELNGKDLCGERVIVEHARGPRRDGSYGSGRSGYGYRRSGRDKYGPPTRTEYRLIVENLSSRCSWQDLKDYMRQAGEVTYADAHKGRKNEGVIEFVSYSDMKRALEKLDGTEVNGRKIRLVEDKPGSRRRRSYSRSRSHSRSRSRSRHSRKSRSRSGSSKSSHSKSRSRSRSGSHSRSKSRSRSPSRSRNKKEKSRSPSKDNKSRSRSHSADKSHSKSKDQAEEKIQNNDSTGKAKSRSPSRHKSKSKSRSRSQERRVEEEKRGSVSRSRSKEKSRSQEKNLKSKSKSKSRSRSRSRSKGGSRSRSRSRSKSKDKRKGRKRSREESRSRSRSHSHSKSERSRKRSGKRDSKSGSSRKKKKEDDTDHSQSRSRSRSVSKEREHAKSEPGQREGQGESEDAGTNQETRARSRSNSKSKPNLPSESRSRSKSASKTRSRSKSRSRSASRSPSRSRSRSHSRS is encoded by the exons ATGCCGCGGGTATACATCGGCCGCCTGAGCTACCAGGCCCGGGAGCGCGATGTGGAGCGCTTCTTTAAAGGCTACGGGAAGATCTTGGAGGTGGATCTGAAGAACGG ATATGGTTTTGTGGAGTTTGATGATCTGCGTGATGCAGATGATGCTGTTTATGAACTAAATGGCAAAGACCTTTGTGGTGAGCGTGTAATTGTTGAGCATGCCCGTGGCCCACGTCGAGATGGCAGTTACGGTTCTGGACGCA GTGGATATGGTTATAGAAGAAGTGGCCGAGATAAATATGGCCCACCTACCCGCACTGAGTACAGACTTATTGTGGAAAATTTGTCAAGTCGGTGCAGCTGGCAAGACCTAAAG gattaTATGCGCCAGGCAGGAGAAGTGACCTATGCAGATGCTCATAAGGGGCGCAAAAATGAAGGGGTGATTGAATTTGTGTCTTACTCTGATATGAAAAGAGCTTTGGAAAAGTTGGATGGAACTGAAGTCAATGGCAGAAAAATTAGATTAGTTGAAGATAAGCCGGGTTCCAGACGACGCCGGTCCTACTCCAGGAGCCGGAGTCATTCAAG GTCTCGCTCTCGAAGCAGACATTCCCGTAAGAGCAGAAGCCGAAGTGGCAGCAGCAAAAGCAGTCATTCTAAGAGTAGATCCCGATCTAG GTCAGGCTCGCATTCCCGGAGCAAGAGCCGCAGCCGGAGCCCAAGCCGCAGCCGTAACAAGAAGGAGAAAAGCAGGAGCCCCAGCAAGGACAACAAAAGCCGCAGCCGCAGCCACAGCGCAGACAAAAGCCACAGCAAGAGTAAAgaccaagctgaagaaaagatCCAGAACAATGACAGCACTGGGAAAGCCAAGAGCCGGAGTCCCAGTAGGCATAAAAGTAAGAGTAAAAGTAGGAGCAGGAGTCAAGAGAGGAGAGTGGAGGAGGAGAAGCGAGGGAGTGTGAGCAGAAGTAGAAGCAAGGAGAAGAGCAGGAGCCAGGAGAAAAACCTCAAGAGCAAGAGCAAGAGCaagagcaggagcaggagcaggagcaggagcaaaGGAGGCAGCAGAAGCCGAAGCCGGAGTCGCAGCAAAAGCAAGGacaaaaggaagggaaggaagagaagcagggaggagagccGTAGCCGCAGCCGCAGCCACAGCCACAGCAAGAGTGAGAGGAGCAGAAAACGGAGCGGGAAACGCGATAGCAAGTCAGGCAGTagcaggaagaagaagaaggaggacgACACTGACCACTCCCAGTCCAGATCACGATCCCGCTCAGTGTCAAAGGAGCGGGAACATGCCAAGTCCGAGCCTGGCCAGAGGGAAGGCCAAGGGGAAAGTGAGGATGCAGGCACCAACCAGGAGACCCGGGCCAGGTCGAGGTCCAATTCCAAATCAAAACCAAACCTTCCATCAGAATCACGCTCCAGATCAAAGTCAGCTTCGAAAACCCGGTCTCGGTCCAAGTCTAGATCCAGGTCAGCTTCCAGATCACCCTCCCGATCTAGATCGAGGTCCCACTCAAGGTCTTAA
- the SRSF4 gene encoding serine/arginine-rich splicing factor 4 isoform X1 yields MWEWLTIWENKTHILLMVAEDCHVHIQRKACGTVLEQRYGFVEFDDLRDADDAVYELNGKDLCGERVIVEHARGPRRDGSYGSGRSGYGYRRSGRDKYGPPTRTEYRLIVENLSSRCSWQDLKDYMRQAGEVTYADAHKGRKNEGVIEFVSYSDMKRALEKLDGTEVNGRKIRLVEDKPGSRRRRSYSRSRSHSRSRSRSRHSRKSRSRSGSSKSSHSKSRSRSRSGSHSRSKSRSRSPSRSRNKKEKSRSPSKDNKSRSRSHSADKSHSKSKDQAEEKIQNNDSTGKAKSRSPSRHKSKSKSRSRSQERRVEEEKRGSVSRSRSKEKSRSQEKNLKSKSKSKSRSRSRSRSKGGSRSRSRSRSKSKDKRKGRKRSREESRSRSRSHSHSKSERSRKRSGKRDSKSGSSRKKKKEDDTDHSQSRSRSRSVSKEREHAKSEPGQREGQGESEDAGTNQETRARSRSNSKSKPNLPSESRSRSKSASKTRSRSKSRSRSASRSPSRSRSRSHSRS; encoded by the exons ATGTGGGAATGGCTCACCATTTGGGAAAACAAAACTCACATCCTGCTGATGGTGGCTGAGGATTGTCATGTCCACATACAAAGAAAAGCATGTGGCACAGTTTTAGAACAAAG ATATGGTTTTGTGGAGTTTGATGATCTGCGTGATGCAGATGATGCTGTTTATGAACTAAATGGCAAAGACCTTTGTGGTGAGCGTGTAATTGTTGAGCATGCCCGTGGCCCACGTCGAGATGGCAGTTACGGTTCTGGACGCA GTGGATATGGTTATAGAAGAAGTGGCCGAGATAAATATGGCCCACCTACCCGCACTGAGTACAGACTTATTGTGGAAAATTTGTCAAGTCGGTGCAGCTGGCAAGACCTAAAG gattaTATGCGCCAGGCAGGAGAAGTGACCTATGCAGATGCTCATAAGGGGCGCAAAAATGAAGGGGTGATTGAATTTGTGTCTTACTCTGATATGAAAAGAGCTTTGGAAAAGTTGGATGGAACTGAAGTCAATGGCAGAAAAATTAGATTAGTTGAAGATAAGCCGGGTTCCAGACGACGCCGGTCCTACTCCAGGAGCCGGAGTCATTCAAG GTCTCGCTCTCGAAGCAGACATTCCCGTAAGAGCAGAAGCCGAAGTGGCAGCAGCAAAAGCAGTCATTCTAAGAGTAGATCCCGATCTAG GTCAGGCTCGCATTCCCGGAGCAAGAGCCGCAGCCGGAGCCCAAGCCGCAGCCGTAACAAGAAGGAGAAAAGCAGGAGCCCCAGCAAGGACAACAAAAGCCGCAGCCGCAGCCACAGCGCAGACAAAAGCCACAGCAAGAGTAAAgaccaagctgaagaaaagatCCAGAACAATGACAGCACTGGGAAAGCCAAGAGCCGGAGTCCCAGTAGGCATAAAAGTAAGAGTAAAAGTAGGAGCAGGAGTCAAGAGAGGAGAGTGGAGGAGGAGAAGCGAGGGAGTGTGAGCAGAAGTAGAAGCAAGGAGAAGAGCAGGAGCCAGGAGAAAAACCTCAAGAGCAAGAGCAAGAGCaagagcaggagcaggagcaggagcaggagcaaaGGAGGCAGCAGAAGCCGAAGCCGGAGTCGCAGCAAAAGCAAGGacaaaaggaagggaaggaagagaagcagggaggagagccGTAGCCGCAGCCGCAGCCACAGCCACAGCAAGAGTGAGAGGAGCAGAAAACGGAGCGGGAAACGCGATAGCAAGTCAGGCAGTagcaggaagaagaagaaggaggacgACACTGACCACTCCCAGTCCAGATCACGATCCCGCTCAGTGTCAAAGGAGCGGGAACATGCCAAGTCCGAGCCTGGCCAGAGGGAAGGCCAAGGGGAAAGTGAGGATGCAGGCACCAACCAGGAGACCCGGGCCAGGTCGAGGTCCAATTCCAAATCAAAACCAAACCTTCCATCAGAATCACGCTCCAGATCAAAGTCAGCTTCGAAAACCCGGTCTCGGTCCAAGTCTAGATCCAGGTCAGCTTCCAGATCACCCTCCCGATCTAGATCGAGGTCCCACTCAAGGTCTTAA